In a single window of the Osmia bicornis bicornis chromosome 7, iOsmBic2.1, whole genome shotgun sequence genome:
- the LOC114881684 gene encoding uncharacterized protein LOC114881684, with translation MAMGALLDIKPPHLIVMATAWRAAIHLHQAEECSPAGGGHTEILGTRDRNREKWLKDPNGILTPGGLVWFTDGSKTGSGTGAGIAGESPRVEMTHKLGHHVTVFQAEVFAIWACAKYNLERAHSGKHIYICSDSLAALRALHKVEIGSKLVRDCAVTLRQLSLNNRVKLLWVPGHAGIPSNERANELARLGAISSQPCHEYPIGVSTYALKGLAKDWLNQEFTRLWHNASGMRHMRALLKGPTQKLGDTLIHLDRAQLRMLVGLVTGHWYTRKHLARLRLTEESICPRCEEDDETPLHVHLRCRELRALRGSILGTLEPSSLSISAGLVPVLLKFATEAQLPKHSQ, from the exons ATGGCAATGGGTGCGCTGCTCGACATCAAGCCACCTCATCTAATAGTGATGGCAACGGCTTGGAGAGCGGCCATTCACCTCCACCAAGCTGAAGAATGTTCCCCGGCGGGCGGCGGGCACACCGAGATCTTAGGGACCCGGGATCGGA ATAGAGAGAAATGGCTGAAGGACCCGAACGGCATTCTGACTCCGGGGGGGCTGGTCTGGTTCACAGACGGCTCCAAGACCGGATCCGGCACCGGAGCCGGGATTGCGGGGGAGAGCCCAAGGGTCGAAATGACCCACAAGCTGGGCCACCACGTTACGGTCTTCCAAGCAGAAGTGTTTGCCATCTGGGCCTGCGCCAAATATAATTTGGAAAGGGCCCACTCAGGCAAACACATATACATCTGCAGTGACAGCCTGGCCGCGCTCAGGGCCCTCCACAAAGTGGAAATTGGGTCGAAGCTAGTCAGGGACTGTGCAGTGACTTTGAGACAGCTATCTCTGAACAACAGAGTTAAGCTGCTATGGGTGCCAGGTCACGCTGGTATCCCAAGCAACGAAAGGGCTAACGAACTGGCACGACTGGGGGCGATAAGCTCCCAGCCATGCCATGAGTACCCTATTGGTGTCTCAACCTATGCGTTGAAAGGCCTGGCTAAGGACTGGTTAAACCAGGAATTCACCAGGCTCTGGCATAACGCTAGTGGCATGAGACACATGAGGGCCCTACTTAAGGGACCGACACAGAAGCTGGGTGACACTTTAATTCACCTGGACAGGGCGCAACTGCGCATGCTCGTGGGTCTAGTGACAGGACactggtacacgaggaaacacctcgcGCGCTTGAGACTCACAGAGGAGTCGATATGTCCGAGGTGTGAGGAGGACGACGAAACACCTCTCCACGTACATCTAAGATGCAGGGAACTAAGGGCCCTAAGAGGATCAATCCTGGGGACCTTGGAACCCTCATCATTAAGCATCTCGGCTGGACTGGTACCGGTGCTTCTAAAATTTGCTACAGAAGCCCAGCTGCCAAAGCACAGCCAGTAA